One window of Pyrus communis chromosome 12, drPyrComm1.1, whole genome shotgun sequence genomic DNA carries:
- the LOC137711196 gene encoding uncharacterized protein, translating to MEAENIGIPVILQGLDLLGEKARKNSIPQEGESNGGDVGSDIRRDSITEIPPEMDPKGGDVRGNSDPGVSQDIEPNGGDSRRSSIPVIPQEMDPKGGDVRGNPVMGIPQDIEPNRGDIRRSSIGNLDPPSTERNSIPVVLQDMDLSDDDRNFFAAVPQDIEPDGSDIKQKSILAIPQKMEHEGGDIGRKPILVRPQEIESNAGDIRRNSIEKVDPPADFKRNSIPVIPQEMKPNAGDVRRNSIGVIPQELEHSGSGIRRNSMPEVPQKMEPKAGDTSRNSVLWIPHEVEPKGGRWIQSRYLRAPISSCHDYCKYGVRNASEENATAALRKSATERKRISTTSQKPSPDSDTQKLDSSVVTEKKVLSLTKKEIVSAEKVPSSSKDIDVSMEDSAGLKVKRVQSEPSSLPEAALSLRNSKVISTTGPRSVPHSQTRKLNNYVVTEKKGSSWTKETSSKKVSSPKEIAVCMEELIDSKMKDKQLDQSSLPGSDPSLRNLEVTSTINPNPSPDSESQSSTATAKRVSPPYKDIDVSAEDSTDSKVISTVSPNPSPDSEAQELNHSGGTDKRVLSSKRKENVSSKTVLTPIKEIDVSTEGDACSKVKPEQLEPSSRTGQGSSNQGKSGTRKGKEIKEGSGSSVNRKIRSKLQRTPVLVEKKMLEPETVCLTSKHPVKRVSDANAGSPKNLKGLSHMKDQKCPRKVEPEGTCNKDVPEKILYVVESNTENSTVKPTPNGADAPELSSSSHLSSDVKSLRQARKGVGTTRSPTSSKKKNFKRTVNGGYGRSPTAPPPENKGLRRSTRRPLSSSLSSSSSSSTSASPAQSTHKRENGATSQHRAMKTGNQRENLKVEKSTRPRKSETHRSESKNSSARKLTFKRGRVLDIKPEISTTRRLKFRRVRLAGEIQNGKGGVTGGSAGRKEVCDNRSVGDVLKQLSPGRKVADHSHSNGAFIKRHSPGTKEVDGSQSNGGKFKSEKVVLRSFERDVEGSRRKSLRRKTASDSGLNGSTRTEPERVVLRHQDVKGRKDVQKLLNNVIEETASRLVVSRKSKVKALVGAFETVISRQDTKSMASETDTEDAI from the coding sequence ATGGAAGCAGAGAACATCGGTATCCCAGTGATCCTACAAGGCCTGGACCTTCTTGGTGAAAAGGCCAGAAAGAATTCGATCCCACAGGAAGGGGAGTCCAATGGTGGTGATGTTGGCAGTGATATCAGAAGGGATTCTATCACGGAGATCCCACCGGAAATGGATCCCAAGGGTGGTGATGTCAGGGGTAACTCTGATCCAGGGGTTTCACAGGACATAGAGCCCAATGGCGGGGATAGCAGAAGGAGCTCTATCCCAGTGATCCCACAGGAGATGGATCCCAAGGGTGGTGATGTCAGAGGTAATCCGGTCATGGGGATTCCACAGGACATAGAGCCCAATAGAGGTGACATCAGAAGGAGCTCTATCGGAAATCTTGATCCTCCTTCTACCGAGAGGAACTCTATCCCAGTGGTCCTGCAGGACATGGATCTCAGTGATGATGATAGGAACTTCTTTGCAGCTGTCCCACAGGATATAGAACCCGATGGCAGTGATATCAAACAGAAATCTATCCTAGCAATCCCACAGAAAATGGAGCATGAGGGTGGTGATATCGGAAGGAAGCCTATCCTAGTGAGGCCACAGGAAATAGAGTCTAATGCCGGTGATATCAGAAGAAACTCCATAGAGAAAGTAGATCCTCCTGCTGATTTCAAAAGGAACTCTATCCCAGTGATCCCACAGGAAATGAAGCCTAATGCTGGCGATGTTAGAAGGAACTCTATTGGTGTGATCCCACAGGAATTAGAGCACAGTGGCAGTGGTATCAGAAGGAACTCTATGCCAGAGGTCCCACAGAAAATGGAACCAAAGGCTGGCGATACCAGCAGGAACTCTGTTCTGTGGATCCCGCATGAAGTGGAACCAAAGGGTGGTAGATGGATTCAGTCCCGATATCTTAGAGCTCCGATAAGTTCCTGCCATGATTATTGCAAATATGGAGTGAGAAATGCCTCTGAAGAAAATGCAACTGCTGCACTGCGAAAATCAGCTACAGAGAGGAAACGGATATCCACAACCAGTCAAAAGCCTTCTCCAGATTCAGACACCCAGAAGCTTGACAGTTCTGTCGTCACAGAGAAAAAAGTATTGTCattgacaaagaaagaaattgtTTCTGCAGAAAAAGTTCCATCTTCTTCCAAGGACATTGATGTTTCTATGGAAGATTCCGCTGGTTTGAAGGTGAAACGTGTGCAATCAGAGCCATCTTCTCTCCCAGAAGCGGCCTTAAGCCTTAGAAATTCAAAGGTGATATCCACAACTGGACCGAGGTCTGTTCCACATTCCCAAACCCGGAAACTTAATAATTATGTTGTCACGGAGAAGAAAGGTTCATCGTGGACGAAAGAAACTTCTTCAAAGAAAGTTTCATCTCCCAAGGAAATAGCTGTTTGTATGGAAGAGTTGATTGATTCAAAGATGAAGGATAAGCAATTAGATCAATCTTCTCTCCCAGGATCAGACCCAAGCTTGAGAAATTTGGAGGTTACATCAACAATCAATCCTAACCCTTCTCCAGATTCTGAGTCCCAGAGTTCTACTGCCACGGCGAAAAGAGTTTCACCTCCCTATAAGGATATAGATGTTTCTGCTGAAGATTCCACTGATTCAAAGGTGATATCAACAGTCAGTCCTAATCCTTCTCCAGATTCTGAAGCACAGGAACTTAATCATTCTGGTGGCACAGACAAAAGAGTTTTATCAtcgaaaaggaaagaaaatgtcTCTTCAAAAACAGTTTTGACTCCCATCAAGGAGATTGATGTTTCTACGGAAGGTGACGCCTGTTCAAAGGTGAAGCCTGAGCAACTAGAGCCATCTTCTCGCACAGGACAAGGTTCAAGTAATCAAGGAAAGAGTGGAACTAGAAAGGGCAAGGAAATAAAAGAAGGTTCGGGCAGTAGTGTAAATAGAAAAATCAGAAGCAAGCTGCAAAGGACTCCTGTATTGGTTGAGAAAAAGATGTTAGAGCCTGAAACTGTTTGTTTGACTTCCAAACACCCTGTCAAGAGAGTCTCCGATGCAAATGCTGGAAGCCCTAAGAACCTTAAAGGGCTGTCTCATATGAAAGATCAAAAGTGTCCCCGAAAAGTTGAACCTGAGGGAACCTGCAATAAGGATGTTCCGGAAAAGATTTTGTATGTCGTCGAATCTAATACTGAGAATAGTACTGTCAAACCAACTCCAAATGGTGCCGATGCCCCTGagttatcatcatcatcacatcTATCCTCTGATGTCAAAAGCTTGAGGCAAGCAAGGAAGGGAGTTGGTACCACTCGATCACCTacatcctcaaagaagaaaaacttcaaacGCACTGTAAATGGAGGTTATGGTCGTTCACCTACTGCTCCACCCCCTGAAAACAAAGGTTTGAGGCGGAGTACTCGAAGGCCTTTATCTTCATCGTtgtcgtcatcatcatcatcatccacgTCCGCATCCCCAGCCCAGTCCACTCATAAAAGAGAAAATGGCGCCACGTCTCAACACAGAGCAATGAAAACTGGTAATCAAAGAGAAAATTTGAAGGTGGAGAAGAGTACTAGGCCTCGAAAGTCTGAGACACATCGCTCTGAAAGTAAAAACAGCTCAGCCCGAAAGCTGACATTTAAGAGAGGAAGGGTGCTTGACATAAAGCCTGAGATCAGTACTACAAGGAGACTCAAATTCAGGCGAGTAAGATTGGCAGGGGAGATCCAAAATGGTAAAGGTGGTGTCACAGGGGGGAGCGCCGGGAGGAAAGAAGTTTGTGACAACCGTTCAGTTGGTGATGTATTAAAACAGTTGAGCCCCGGGAGGAAAGTAGCTGATCACAGTCACTCAAATGGTGCTTTCATCAAAAGGCATAGCCCCGGGACGAAAGAAGTTGATGGCAGCCAGTCAAATGGTGGTAAATTCAAAAGTGAGAAAGTTGTTCTGAGAAGCTTCGAACGAGATGTGGAAGGTTCACGAAGGAAGAGCTTGAGGAGGAAAACGGCTAGTGATAGCGGGTTGAATGGTAGTACTAGAACGGAACCTGAGAGGGTTGTGTTGAGACATCAAGATGTGAAAGGAAGGAAGGATGTGCAGAAGTTGTTAAATAATGTGATCGAAGAGACTGCCAGTAGGCTTGTTGTGTCCAGGAAGAGTAAAGTCAAGGCCTTGGTTGGTGCTTTTGAGACCGTGATTTCGCGTCAGGATACCAAATCCATGGCTTCGGAAACAGACACGGAAGATGCAATCTGA
- the LOC137711197 gene encoding transcription factor PIF7-like — MQQQNQPNASLLVPLSNYDVTELKLENSQLVMYGLGGLPPTSQSKPAWRRSMACDTLESIVDQATCHKRDPNIIRHDQTPANISSMVASSGGTWTDSSVQVPPAQGWIRKRTQSDSGFFENNFSSKTNSIHEEHADPSSVRLCRDNDTTMSTLVSFESPPSLKTKSIEEDSACHGGLQKNRDDGRETTKGGKPSRSHSTRPRRAAAVHNQSERKRRDRINQKMKALQRLVPNASKTNKASMLDEVIKYLQQLQAQVQMMHSMRNFMPNGHMNMNMMMPLEIQQQQQQHLHQMSLLAHMGMGTGTGTLIHPTPVVAAAPPSFMPPFMMPPLMPPHPPPQAKPEPTGTNDGSDPLPDPYCSLLAQQSMNMDLFNRMAALYRQQVTPATAASSSLSQSSQVRRN; from the exons ATGCAACAGCAGAACCAACCCAACGCCAGTCTTCTTGTCCCTTT GTCTAATTATGACGTCACAGAGCTAAAATTGGAAAATAGCCAGTTGGTCATGTATGGGCTTGGTGGGCTTCCTCCCACATCCCAATCAAAGCCCGCATGGCGCAGGAGCATGGCTTGTGACACATTAGAATCAATTGTCGATCAAGCTACATGCCACAAACGTGACCCAAATATCATCCGCCATGACCAGACACCGGCCAACATAAGCTCAATGGTTGCATCCTCCGGCGGAACATGGACTGACAGCTCTGTCCAAGTACCGCCGGCACAGGGGTGGATAAGAAAACGCACTCAGTCAGATTCCGGCTTCTTTGAGAATAATTTTAGTAGTAAGACTAATAGCATTCATGAAGAACATGCAGATCCCAGTAGTGTTAGATTGTGCAGGGACAATGATACAACTATGTCCACATTGGTTTCTTTTGAGTCTCCTCCCAGTTTGAAGACCAAAAGCATCGAAGAGGATTCGGCCTGTCACGGAGGACTG CAGAAAAACCGAGATGATGGCCGGGAAACCACCAAGGGTGGAAAACCAAGCCGTTCACACTCAACAAGACCAAGGCGAGCTGCTGCTGTTCATAATCAGTCAGAGCGG AAACGAAGAGACCGGATTAACCAGAAGATGAAAGCTCTGCAAAGGTTGGTGCCAAATGCAAGTAAG ACTAATAAAGCTTCAATGCTTGATGAGGTGATCAAATACTTGCAACAACTTCAAGCTCAAGTCCAAATGATGCATAGTATGAGAAATTTCATGCCTAATGGCCATATGAACATGAATATGATGATGCCTTTAGAAattcagcagcagcagcagcaacatcttcatcaaatgtcactCCTCGCTCATATGGGAATGGGAACGGGAACGGGAACGCTCATTCATCCTACACCGGTTGTGGCTGCCGCTCCTCCTTCTTTCATGCCGCCCTTTATGATGCCACCGTTGATGCCACCGCACCCTCCTCCTCAAGCAAAGCCTGAACCAACCGGCACTAACGATGGTTCAGACCCTCTACCTGATCCATATTGTTCCCTCCTAGCACAG CAATCAATGAATATGGACCTGTTCAACAGGATGGCAGCTCTCTATCGCCAACAAGTCACTCCGGCGACAGCAGCGTCAAGCAGCCTGTCACAGTCAAGCCAGGTTCGAAGGAACTAG
- the LOC137709799 gene encoding remorin 1.4-like, with amino-acid sequence MSHYSDAQDIELATAVASAAFAIHSNEEPKLQYRKGTRESIPIPRTKSLQDMRTGRPNKETRNNDEVSRKKSMDQRELPSSYPNRASSSRPSTPGNGYQNQRGSSVGRNVVETKPDAWESGQMKKIQKRYEKVKATIVAWENEKKMQAKAKMERRKNEIEQRRARNMQHYQIKQARIDQIAGGARAQAEEKRRNEELKVKEKAKRIRSTGKAPATCFCFTCN; translated from the exons ATGAGTCATTATTCTGATGCACAAGATATCGAGCTTGCAACTGCCGTTGCATCAGCTGCGTTCGCCATTCACTCCAATGAAGAACCTAAATTACAGTATCGAAAAGGGACGAGGGAAAGCATTCCGATCCCAAGGACCAAGAGTTTGCAGGACATGAGGACTGGGCGACCAAACAAGGAAACAAGGAATAATG ATGAAGTTTCAAGGAAAAAGTCAATGGATCAAAGAGAACTTCCATCTAGTTACCCTAATCGGGCATCCTCTTCAAGACCTTCGACTCCTGGAAATGGATACCAGAACCAAAGGGGAAGTTCAGTCGGACGTAATGTTGTGGAAACAAAACCAGATGCTTGGGAGAGTGGCCAGATGAAGAAGATTCAGAAGCG GTATGAGAAAGTGAAGGCTACAATTGTTGCTTgggaaaatgagaagaaaatgcAAGCAAAAGCTAAGATGGAGAGGAGAAAG AATGAAATTGAGCAgagaagagcaagaaacatgcAGCATTACCAAATTAAGCAAGCAAGAATTGACCAGATAGCAGGAGGAGCAAGGGCACAAGCGGAAGAGAAACGAAGAAATGAAGAGTTGAAAGTGAAAGAAAAGGCGAAAAGGATTAGGTCAACAGGCAAGGCTCCTGCTACATGTTTCTGCTTCACTTGTAACTAG
- the LOC137710364 gene encoding heparanase-like protein 1, producing MEFRLSFVLFLVSLPAILAQDFGKTNNVENVKVVVNGILAVARVDNNFICATIDWWNHEKCDYGQCPWGDASALNLNLSHPLLAKSIQAFNQLRIRIGGSLEDQLLYDVGNLKYPCHPFRKMKGGLFGFSRGCLTMSRWDELNQFFSKTRSIVTFSLNALLGRHHKGGGVWVGDWDSSNAYDFIKYTVSKRYQIDSWEFGNELSGSGVEASVGAGQYGRDLIKLKRIINHLYNESVAKPALMAPGGFFDQSWFARLLQVSGSGTVDIISQHLYNLGAGVDPMLVKKILDPHYLDRAYGSFHDLEQTVKKNGPWASIWVGESGGAYNSGGRNVSDTYVNSFWYLDQLGMSAKYNTRVYCRQSLVGGNYGLLNRTSFVPNPDYYSALLWHRLMGRGVLSADNNGSADLRTYAHCTRGRAGITLLLINLSNETNFIVNIENVLDTDLGAQARNAGKESNFKRGLKRTVSWVGRKALDEAIYREEYHLTPKDGDVKSKTMVHNGAPLEITKDGNIPELEPSRVDMKAPLRISPLSIKFVVLPFFDAQACL from the exons ATGGAATTCCGTCTCTCCTTCGTCCTCTTTCTGGTTTCTCTCCCTGCAATTTTAGCTCAAGATTTTGGGAAAACTAACAATGTTGAAAATGTTAAGGTTGTGGTTAACGGCATTTTAGCTGTTGCACGAGTTGACAATAACTTTATCTGTGCCACTATTGATTGGTGGAACCATGAAAAGTGTGACTACGGCCAGTGTCCATGGGGAGATGCATCCGCATTAAATTTG AACTTATCTCATCCTTTGCTAGCCAAGTCAATCCAAG CTTTCAATCAGTTGAGAATCAGAATTGGAGGTTCCTTGGAAGACCAACTGTTGTACGATGTTGGAAATTTGAAATATCCTTGCCATCCTTTCAGAAAGATGAAAGGTGGCTTGTTCGGTTTTTCTAGAGGATGTTTAACCATGAGTAGATGGGATGAGCTGAACCAATTTTTCAGCAAAACAAG GTCCATCGTCACATTTAGCTTGAATGCACTGTTGGGGAGGCACCACAAAGGCGGGGGAGTTTGGGTAGGAGACTGGGACTCTagcaatgcttatgattttattAAGTACACCGTCTCAAAGAGATACCAGATAGATTCATGGGAATTTG GAAATGAGCTCAGTGGTAGTGGTGTTGAAGCTAGTGTTGGAGCTGGACAATACGGAAGAGATTTGATCAAGCTTAAACGCATCATCAACCATCTGTACAATGAGTCCGTTGCTAAACCTGCACTTATGGCGCCTGGAGGATTCTTTGACCAATCGTGGTTTGCCAGGCTTCTTCAGGTTTCTGGTTCTGGCACAGTCGATATCATCTCTCAGCATCTCTACAATTTGGGTGCAG GTGTTGATCCCATGTTGGTGAAAAAAATATTGGATCCCCATTACCTCGACCGTGCATATGGGTCATTCCATGATCTTGAACAAACTGTGAAAAAGAACGGTCCTTGGGCTTCTATATGGGTTGGTGAATCTGGAGGGGCCTATAACAGCGGTGGTCGTAATGTGTCTGACACATATGTGAACAGCTTTTG GTACTTGGATCAGCTCGGAATGTCTGCGAAGTACAATACCAGAGTATATTGCAGGCAGTCTCTAGTTGGCGGGAACTACGGTCTTCTCAACAGAACCTCATTTGTTCCTAACCCAGATTACTACAG TGCACTTCTATGGCATCGGCTTATGGGACGAGGAGTTCTTAGTGCCGACAACAATGGTTCAGCAGATTTACGCACTTATGCCCATTGTACAAGAGGAAGA GCGGGTATAACTCTGCTCCTTATCAATCTAAGCAATGAGACTAATTTCATTGTTAATATTGAAAATGTTTTGGACACCGATTTGGGTGCTCAAGCAAGAAACGCTGGCAAAGAGAGTAATTTCAAGCGCGGCCTGAAGAGAACGGTGTCATGGGTTGGACGCAAAGCATTAGACGAAGCAATTTACAGAGAAGAATACCATTTGACACCGAAAGATGGGGACGTCAAAAGCAAAACCATGGTTCACAACGGAGCTCCATTGGAGATTACCAAGGACGGAAACATCCCAGAATTGGAACCCTCTCGTGTTGACATGAAAGCTCCGTTAAGAATCTCCCCGTTGTCCATCAAGTTCGTGGTGTTACCTTTCTTTGATGCGCAAGCATGTCTATGA
- the LOC137711123 gene encoding SNAP25 homologous protein SNAP33-like yields the protein MFGLKKSPLKAAKHITLNPVHPASSDSNPFEDAPVGQRGQEKSSSYAYKTILTERNKYKNDFRDTGGVQNQSVEELENYAVYKAEETTKAVHGCLKIAEEMREDATKTLVMLHQQGEQITRTHMVAADIDQDLTRGEKLLGSLGGIFSKTWKPKRTRPIRGPLITGDHAVRMGSQEEREKLGLRPEPKGRSNPRTLPDGPTSTLQKVEVEKSKQDDGLSDLSDLLGELKGMAIDMGSEIERQSRSIDHLYDDADVLNSRIGDANLRGRRLLGK from the exons ATGTTTGGTTTAAAGAAGTCTCCTTTGAAGGCTGCTAAACATATCACACTGAATCCTGTACATCCGGCGTCCTCTGACTCAAACCCTTTTGAAGATGCACCAGTTGGACAGCGAGGACAGGAGAAGTCTTCTTCCTATGCATACAAGACTATTTTGACTGAGAGGAACAAATACAAGAATGATTTCCGTGACACAGGAGGAGTACAGAATCAATCAGTGGAGGAGTTGGAGAACTATGCAGTGTACAAGGCTGAGGAGACTACAAAAGCAGTCCACGGCTGCTTGAAGATCGCTGAAGAAATGAGGGAGGATGCTACCAAGACTTTGGTCATGTTGCATCAGCAAGGCGAACAAATCACTAGGACCCACATGGTTGCTGCAGACATCGATCAGGATCTTACTCGG GGTGAAAAGCTTCTGGGAAGTCTTGGGGGCATCTTCTCTAAGACTTGGAAGCCAAAGAGGACTCGCCCAATACGTGGCCCTCTCATTACAGGAg ACCATGCAGTCAGAATGGGCAGCCAGGAGGAGAGGGAGAAGTTGGGACTGAGACCAGAACCCAAGGGAAGATCTAATCCACGAACATTACCTGATGGACCAACCAGCACCCTACAGAAAGTCGAG GTTGAGAAGTCAAAGCAAGATGATGGATTGTCCGATTTAAGTGATCTGTTGGGAGAGCTGAAGGGTATGGCCATTGATATGGGGTCTGAAATTGAGAG GCAAAGCAGATCTATTGACCATCTCTACGATGATGCTGATGTGTTAAACAGCCGTATTGGAGATGCAAATCTACGTGGTCGTCGCTTGCTCGGAAAGTAA
- the LOC137710223 gene encoding zinc finger protein ZAT4-like, with product MEEDQELKYVCKFCSKSFPCGRSLGGHMRCHLINNSLETEEKLNTGGVKLSSSNNGGSDFEGGTHQQPGYGLRENPKKTWRLTDSSEDTSLHPDKFCRECGKGFQSWKSLFGHMKFHSEKERVSIESLEEEHEDSWTSQSENKTTAAPPNRGRRSGRKTRYMGATTSSSNFSIVAAAAATSSVSEIEQEQEEVAMCLMMLSRDSGHWGGLKLVARDSFDGNSGFSDPPSSVGTTRVADIKSKIATTLKLKNKLNKKVLEPRHFESLAVLEGRKSKFCSSAGGFSNNDKLGSNKYNSSKRKIKETCDFELRSDQSPKNLSTSRADILDSEVVVCKSSQKRSKFECTTCNKVFRSYQALGGHRASHKKTKGCFASKIESGENTMETDISPGSCCNNDNPIEQEIAESGAKSTKGHSCPICYRVFSSGQALGGHKRSHLIGEAKITSQTLVIQKPAAPEVRNFLDLNLPAPVEEESSSNHDAAAVAFKPWWVGSSSHKHEAALVGLISK from the coding sequence ATGGAAGAAGATCAAGAGTTGAAGTATGTATGCAAGTTTTGCAGCAAGAGCTTCCCCTGTGGCAGATCATTGGGAGGTCACATGAGGTGTCACTTAATCAACAATTCGCTGGAAACAGAGGAAAAGCTCAATACCGGCGGAGTTAAGCTCTCGTCCTCCAACAATGGCGGTTCTGATTTCGAAGGTGGAACTCATCAGCAACCCGGTTATGGTCTGAGGGAGAATCCCAAGAAAACATGGAGGCTCACGGACTCGAGTGAGGACACTTCGCTTCATCCGGACAAGTTTTGTAGAGAATGTGGCAAGGGGTTTCAGTCTTGGAAATCTCTTTTCGGTCACATGAAGTTCCACTCGGAAAAAGAAAGAGTTTCGATTGAGAGCCTCGAGGAAGAACACGAAGATTCTTGGACTAGCCAATCGGAGAACAAAACTACTGCTGCTCCTCCCAATCGGGGAAGAAGATCGGGAAGAAAAACAAGGTACATGGGagcaacaacttcatcttctAACTTTTCaattgttgctgctgctgctgctacttCCTCTGTTTCCGAGATTGAGCAAGAACAAGAAGAGGTTGCTATGTGTTTGATGATGCTTTCGAGGGATTCGGGTCACTGGGGCGGCTTAAAATTAGTAGCTCGTGACTCTTTCGATGGAAATTCAGGGTTCTCGGATCCTCCATCATCAGTTGGAACAACTCGGGTTGCGGATATTAAGAGTAAGATTGCTACAACTTTGAAACTGAAGAACAAACTCAATAAAAAGGTGTTGGAGCCTCGACACTTCGAGTCCCTAGCAGTACTTGAAGGTAGAAAATCCAAGTTTTGTTCTTCTGCTGGCGGGTTTTCGAATAATGATAAATTGGGTTCCAACAAGTACAATTCAAGCAAGAGGAAGATCAAAGAGACTTGTGATTTTGAACTGAGGTCAGATCAGTCCCCAAAAAATTTGAGTACTAGTAGAGCTGATATTTTGGATTCTGAAGTAGTAGTTTGCAAGAGTTCACAAAAGAGAAGCAAATTCGAATGTACTACTTGCAACAAGGTTTTTCGATCGTACCAAGCTCTCGGAGGCCATAGGGCAAGTCACAAGAAGACCAAAGGGTGCTTCGCTTCGAAGATCGAAAGCGGTGAAAACACCATGGAAACTGACATCTCCCCCGGGTCTTGCTGCAACAATGACAACCCCATTGAGCAAGAAATAGCAGAGAGCGGTGCAAAAAGTACTAAAGGGCATTCCTGTCCAATTTGCTACAGAGTTTTCTCCTCAGGGCAAGCATTGGGAGGGCACAAAAGATCCCATTTGATTGGTGAGGCTAAAATTACCAGCCAAACCCTAGTGATTCAGAAGCCTGCAGCTCCTGAAGTGAGAAACTTTCTTGATCTCAATCTTCCTGCTCCTGTGGAGGAAGAAAGCAGTAGCAACCATGATGCAGCCGCAGTAGCATTCAAGCCATGGTGGGTCGGGAGCAGCAGCCATAAGCATGAGGCTGCCCTTGTAGGGCTCATCTCCAAATGA